From a region of the Buchnera aphidicola (Aphis fabae) genome:
- the gltX gene encoding glutamate--tRNA ligase, with protein MKVKTRFAPSPTGNLHIGSIRTALYSWLFARRHNGKFVLRIEDTDFERSKALSVQSIFQGLKWLGLNWDEGPYFQTERLERYKEVIEIMLKTGNAYKCYCSPNKIEEERFKQLSEGKKPRYTGVCRNLQTKYGINKKYTVRFKNPTFGTVTFEDKIRGKITFNNIELDDLIIQRSNGIPTYNFCVVIDDLDMNITHVIRGEDHINNTPRQINILKSLKANIPIYAHVSMILNENGKKFSKRDDAENIMNYYKKGFLPEALINYIIRLGWSYGNQEIFTLSELKKLFNLNAINKSASAFSMKKLLWLNKYYINNLPLDYVAKLLKDYMENETINIEKGPNLECLLNLYKNRYHTLKDISCSLRFFYEEFKFFDIKSDNKYLILKSFSILKEIYKKLQQCSFWTIEILSKIINNQSIKSNIELKEINMLLRVVLTGNMHSPNISSIMFLLGKEKTLFRLKKAMIFIEKNQVNMKC; from the coding sequence ATGAAAGTTAAAACTCGTTTTGCACCTAGTCCCACTGGGAATTTACATATTGGTAGTATTCGTACAGCTTTATATTCTTGGTTATTCGCTCGTCGTCATAATGGAAAGTTTGTACTTCGAATAGAAGATACTGATTTCGAAAGATCCAAAGCATTATCAGTGCAATCTATTTTTCAAGGTTTAAAATGGTTAGGATTAAACTGGGATGAAGGTCCTTATTTTCAAACTGAAAGATTGGAACGTTATAAAGAAGTTATTGAAATTATGTTAAAAACAGGAAATGCATATAAATGTTATTGTTCTCCAAACAAAATAGAAGAAGAACGTTTTAAACAACTTTCTGAAGGGAAAAAACCACGTTATACTGGAGTTTGTAGAAATTTACAGACTAAATATGGTATAAATAAAAAATACACAGTACGCTTTAAAAATCCTACTTTTGGAACAGTGACATTTGAAGACAAGATTAGAGGAAAAATTACTTTTAATAATATAGAGTTAGATGATCTTATAATTCAACGTTCAAATGGTATTCCAACTTATAACTTTTGTGTTGTAATTGATGATTTAGATATGAATATTACACATGTTATTCGTGGAGAAGACCATATTAATAATACACCTCGTCAAATCAATATTTTAAAATCTTTAAAAGCAAATATACCTATTTATGCTCATGTTTCTATGATACTTAATGAAAATGGAAAAAAATTTTCTAAGAGAGATGATGCTGAAAATATTATGAATTACTATAAAAAAGGATTTTTACCGGAAGCATTAATTAATTATATAATACGATTAGGTTGGTCTTATGGGAATCAAGAAATTTTTACGCTTTCAGAACTAAAAAAGTTATTCAATTTAAATGCTATTAACAAATCTGCTAGTGCTTTTAGTATGAAAAAACTTTTATGGTTAAATAAATATTATATTAATAATTTACCATTAGATTATGTTGCTAAACTTTTAAAAGATTATATGGAAAATGAGACTATAAATATAGAAAAAGGACCTAATTTAGAATGTTTATTAAATTTATATAAAAACCGTTATCATACTTTAAAAGATATTTCATGTTCTTTAAGATTTTTTTATGAAGAATTTAAATTTTTTGATATAAAATCTGATAATAAATACTTAATTTTAAAAAGTTTTTCTATTTTAAAAGAAATTTATAAAAAATTACAACAGTGCTCTTTTTGGACAATTGAAATATTATCTAAAATTATTAATAATCAATCTATAAAATCAAATATTGAACTGAAAGAAATAAATATGTTATTAAGAGTTGTATTAACAGGAAACATGCATTCACCAAATATAAGCTCTATAATGTTTTTACTTGGTAAAGAAAAAACTTTATTTAGATTAAAAAAAGCAATGATTTTTATAGAAAAAAATCAAGTTAATATGAAATGTTAA
- the fliE gene encoding flagellar hook-basal body complex protein FliE: MFIDNIHNQNVYTKINFLDENKQNIKESNNFIQFFQTALGEINNTQNNAQKNIEKFELNPSSMSLNDVMINLQKSFISIELAIQIRNKVVSAYKEIMNQQI, translated from the coding sequence ATGTTTATTGATAACATTCATAATCAAAATGTTTATACCAAGATTAATTTTTTAGATGAAAATAAACAAAATATTAAAGAATCTAATAATTTTATTCAATTTTTTCAAACAGCATTAGGAGAAATTAATAATACTCAAAATAATGCACAAAAAAATATTGAAAAGTTTGAATTAAATCCATCTTCTATGTCTTTAAATGACGTAATGATAAATTTGCAAAAATCTTTTATTTCTATAGAATTAGCTATTCAAATTAGAAATAAAGTTGTTTCAGCTTACAAAGAAATAATGAATCAACAAATTTAA
- the fliF gene encoding flagellar basal-body MS-ring/collar protein FliF — MNFSAIEESIAEEKKKFSNFLSYFFKNARVLIILLVLAVITTISISVWRKSSDYQVLYNHLSTEDGEFIIDYLNQMKIPYQFSENSGRLLVPKNQIYDLRLHLSEKNLPRNGVGFEILDKEKFGISQFNEQVNYQRALEGELARTIERINIVKSARIHIAIPKTSLFLQDKKKPSASVILSLKSGTALNSSQTNAILHLISNSISDLSIDNITIIDEFGKLLNNSSFSSDQINDAKLKYSEQVELRYANKIQSILEPLFGIGNVHAQVTAQIDFNSQEKTREQYDPNAHYKDQSIRSHQTSINDKIKSKKENDENDYSFRNNLSNSNDNNKANKSDLTQNHKLFKDSFIHSNSAINHDDTINYELNHTLSHIKMNIGEVKRLSAAVVINFIKNKTGQVVPLNSEQIKNIKNLVCESIGYSKIRGDSVHIINESFSQYNKNTFTKFNHFNQPNIFNTVSILIPWCISALFFLCFLKKYICSFAKIIFKDKKLDKKNIKKEIINSNENELSSNIETKFLKNSNTENTDNLIHQICNISNQNPRVIASIIRQWMSDKK, encoded by the coding sequence ATGAATTTTAGTGCTATAGAAGAATCAATTGCAGAAGAGAAAAAAAAATTTAGTAATTTTTTATCTTATTTTTTTAAAAATGCGCGTGTTTTAATAATTTTATTAGTACTTGCGGTAATTACTACTATTTCAATTTCTGTCTGGAGGAAATCTTCTGATTATCAAGTTTTATATAATCACTTGTCTACTGAAGATGGAGAATTTATTATTGATTATTTAAATCAAATGAAAATTCCTTATCAGTTCTCTGAAAATTCTGGGAGATTATTAGTTCCAAAAAACCAGATTTATGATTTACGTTTGCATTTGTCAGAAAAAAATTTACCTCGTAATGGAGTAGGTTTTGAAATTTTAGATAAAGAAAAATTTGGAATTAGTCAATTTAATGAACAAGTTAACTATCAACGTGCTTTAGAGGGTGAGTTAGCTCGGACTATAGAAAGAATAAATATTGTAAAAAGTGCAAGAATACATATAGCAATTCCAAAAACTTCTTTGTTTTTGCAAGATAAAAAAAAACCATCAGCTTCAGTGATTTTAAGTTTAAAATCCGGAACTGCATTAAACTCAAGTCAAACAAATGCTATATTACATTTAATCTCTAATAGTATATCTGATTTATCTATAGATAATATAACCATAATTGATGAATTTGGTAAGTTATTAAACAATTCTTCATTCTCGTCAGATCAAATAAATGATGCGAAATTAAAATATTCTGAACAAGTTGAATTAAGATATGCTAATAAAATTCAAAGTATTTTAGAACCATTATTTGGAATTGGAAATGTACACGCTCAAGTAACTGCACAAATTGATTTTAATTCTCAAGAAAAAACACGAGAACAATATGATCCTAATGCACATTATAAAGATCAGTCAATTCGTTCACATCAAACTAGTATCAACGATAAGATAAAAAGTAAAAAAGAAAATGATGAAAATGATTATTCTTTTCGAAATAATTTATCTAATAGTAACGATAATAATAAAGCTAATAAGTCTGATTTGACACAAAATCATAAATTATTTAAAGATAGTTTTATACATTCTAATTCTGCTATTAATCATGATGATACAATTAATTATGAGTTAAATCATACTTTATCGCACATAAAAATGAATATTGGAGAAGTTAAAAGATTATCTGCTGCAGTAGTTATAAATTTTATTAAAAATAAAACTGGACAAGTAGTTCCTTTAAATTCAGAACAAATAAAAAATATTAAAAATTTAGTCTGTGAATCAATAGGTTATTCTAAAATTAGAGGTGATAGTGTACATATAATTAATGAGTCTTTTTCTCAATATAATAAAAATACTTTTACTAAATTTAACCATTTTAATCAACCTAATATTTTTAATACTGTTTCAATTTTAATCCCTTGGTGTATTTCAGCTTTGTTTTTTTTGTGTTTTTTAAAAAAATATATTTGTTCTTTTGCAAAAATTATTTTTAAAGATAAAAAATTAGATAAAAAAAATATAAAAAAAGAAATTATAAACTCTAATGAAAATGAATTATCTAGTAATATTGAAACAAAATTTTTAAAAAATTCCAATACAGAAAATACAGATAATCTAATTCATCAAATTTGCAATATATCTAATCAAAATCCACGTGTTATAGCGTCGATTATTCGTCAATGGATGAGTGATAAAAAATGA